A genomic segment from Carassius auratus strain Wakin chromosome 25, ASM336829v1, whole genome shotgun sequence encodes:
- the LOC113042801 gene encoding hepatic triacylglycerol lipase-like, with the protein MRVLRALLLMSAVTASVRGDTNFTAETPPVKTVLKSSFHLYHEGSVFEETCAVVPFRSETLHRCAYNHSDPLVLIIHGWTMNGRMEPWIFNLASALKLRLERVNVFISDWRKLALQPYPVAAKNSRQVGRDVAALLKWLEEVAELSMNDVHLIGYSLGAHVAGFAGSHFRGLRKVGRITGLDPAGPHFEGLPAFDRLSPDDAQFVDAVHTFTGSSIMPGVGIKQSVAHVDFYPNGGSFQPGCKMLDIYSNVFQYGLQVFERGFRSS; encoded by the exons ATGAGAGTCCTTAGAGCTTTACTCCTCATGAGTGCTGTCACAGCGTCTGTCAGAGGAGATACTAACTTTACAG CAGAGACTCCTCCAGTAAAGACGGTGCTAAAGTCCAGCTTCCATCTGTATCATGAGGGCAGTGTGTTTGAGGAGACTTGCGCCGTGGTCCCGTTCCGGTCAGAAACTCTCCACAGATGTGCTTACAACCACAGTGACCCACTGGTGCTGATTATACACGGCTGGACG ATGAATGGACGCATGGAGCCCTGGATCTTCAATCTGGCTTCTGCACTGAAGCTCCGGCTCGAGCGGGTCAATGTGTTCATCAGTGATTGGAGGAAGCTGGCACTTCAGCCGTATCCAGTCGCAGCCAAGAATAGCAGACAGGTGGGGCGGGACGTGGCCGCGCTGCTCAAATGGCTGGAG GAAGTGGCTGAGCTCTCCATGAATGACGTCCATCTGATCGGCTACAGTCTGGGAGCGCATGTGGCCGGATTCGCTGGAAGTCATTTCAGAGGGCTGAGGAAAGTGGGCCGTATTACCG GTCTGGATCCGGCCGGGCCACACTTCGAGGGTCTGCCGGCGTTTGACAGACTGTCTCCGGATGACGCTCAGTTCGTGGACGCTGTCCACACCTTCACCGGCTCCAGCATCATGCCAGGAGTGGGAATAAAGCAGAGCGTCGCTCACGTGGACTTCTACCCCAACGGAGGCTCCTTTCAGCCCGGCTGCAAGATGCTGGACATTTACAGCAACGTCTTCCAGTACGGCCTGCAAG tttttgaaagagGATTCAGAAGCAGCTGA